A window of the Burkholderia sp. 9120 genome harbors these coding sequences:
- a CDS encoding DotU family type IV/VI secretion system protein — MHTTEREALRTRLPLYTYFCDFYGLLVEIKHGLAALPAGHAVPVELTAAVVHARLVECLREQTSTVQRDCTPDLLQIYRDAEYAMAALADEQLLLEVSWAGSGEWLNLMLESTLFDTRNAGVRFYRLIDSLLVVALPTQAHAELGLVLLGALEVGFRGALRGDHEAAALSARRDELVKFVTDVRGDDAGGHAFEQAYEHTIGPQDPEPASCRLAPLSPWFNAARLALVAYLLVSAAIWFIVMRPFTQLVADDPTAQRVRAEQQIGKAAVADGEAGSSPTETSGAISAAPGSANAGASVGANAAASKPTPRGDVL; from the coding sequence ATGCACACAACTGAGCGCGAAGCGCTGCGCACGCGGCTGCCGCTCTACACCTATTTCTGCGATTTCTACGGGCTGCTGGTGGAGATCAAGCATGGGCTGGCGGCATTGCCGGCCGGCCATGCCGTGCCCGTGGAACTGACGGCGGCGGTGGTCCACGCACGCCTCGTGGAATGTTTGCGCGAGCAAACCAGCACGGTGCAGCGCGATTGCACGCCGGATCTGCTGCAGATTTATCGCGACGCCGAATACGCAATGGCCGCGCTCGCCGACGAGCAACTGCTGCTCGAAGTCAGCTGGGCCGGCAGCGGCGAATGGCTCAACCTGATGCTCGAAAGCACGCTGTTCGACACGCGCAATGCGGGCGTGCGGTTCTATCGGTTGATCGATAGTTTGCTGGTCGTGGCGCTGCCGACGCAGGCGCACGCCGAGTTGGGACTGGTGCTGCTCGGCGCGCTCGAAGTGGGTTTTCGCGGCGCGCTGCGCGGCGATCATGAAGCGGCCGCGTTGTCGGCCCGCCGTGACGAACTGGTCAAGTTCGTCACCGACGTGCGCGGCGACGACGCCGGCGGCCACGCGTTCGAGCAGGCCTACGAACACACCATCGGCCCGCAGGATCCCGAGCCGGCGAGTTGCCGGCTCGCGCCGCTGTCGCCGTGGTTCAACGCGGCGCGGCTTGCGCTGGTCGCGTATCTGCTGGTGTCGGCGGCGATCTGGTTCATCGTGATGCGTCCGTTCACACAACTGGTCGCCGACGACCCTACCGCGCAGCGCGTGCGCGCCGAACAGCAGATCGGTAAAGCGGCGGTGGCGGATGGCGAAGCCGGGTCCAGTCCGACCGAGACGTCGGGCGCGATCAGCGCGGCGCCGGGGAGTGCGAATGCGGGTGCAAGTGTGGGTGCAAACGCGGCGGCGTCGAAGCCTACGCCACGGGGAGATGTGTTGTGA
- the tssK gene encoding type VI secretion system baseplate subunit TssK has translation MTQSSSPVDLPYGIQWSEGLLLSPQHLQQNDRFWHAQLRYLIERANPDFVGVRHLELDEGLLGKGRVTVRALECVLDDGTPIVLDKTRDHALELDVSGTLTTTGDRAQIALVLPLRGDTAATTGSLNRRYESVPGTAAVDENTGRVPVLVPRLKPALRLDTGWTRGTNLLAGCPLFQLERTSLGTYRCTDYLPPMASLGAAEFLRDRSLQRRVGALRDSVRMKLREIAQVGEGAFLNAAIGDAFLALAARRLAAILPDLDVLGLGTDVAPRALYLSLARAAGEMAALDPLPDPPVLPPYDHFDCRPGFDAALSFVEDHVKAIRPSFERLPFLRDDGGEFSLRLPLDAGDILLVEVVPSAAQSRADLERWLESCTISQPQLLDPLDSRRMPGASVKSSDTRRKGLNPAGLYYEIRNAAFDFDNVMRNMFTPGETLTIRGGGRYAATHAPGGIVLYREPGGAQASHDARGGREGRHGGHGTHGTHNDPARQMAQPAQQGQQGQPQPPRATGNGEDAGHAHN, from the coding sequence ATGACCCAGTCGAGCTCGCCCGTAGACCTGCCGTATGGCATCCAATGGTCGGAAGGGCTGTTGCTGTCTCCGCAGCATCTGCAACAGAACGATCGCTTCTGGCATGCGCAACTGCGCTATCTGATCGAGCGCGCCAATCCGGATTTCGTCGGCGTGCGGCATCTCGAACTCGACGAGGGCTTGCTTGGCAAGGGACGCGTGACGGTGCGCGCGCTCGAATGCGTGCTCGACGACGGCACGCCGATCGTGCTCGACAAGACCCGCGACCACGCGCTCGAACTCGACGTGAGCGGCACGCTGACCACCACCGGCGACCGCGCGCAGATCGCCCTCGTGCTGCCGCTGCGCGGCGACACGGCAGCCACCACGGGAAGCCTGAACCGGCGCTACGAGTCGGTGCCGGGCACGGCCGCCGTCGATGAAAACACCGGCCGCGTGCCGGTGCTGGTGCCGCGGCTGAAGCCGGCGCTGCGGCTCGACACCGGCTGGACGCGCGGCACCAATCTGCTGGCCGGCTGCCCGCTGTTCCAGCTCGAACGCACGTCGCTCGGCACCTATCGCTGCACCGACTATCTGCCGCCCATGGCGTCGCTCGGCGCTGCGGAATTCTTGCGCGACAGGAGCTTGCAGCGCCGGGTCGGCGCGCTGCGCGACAGCGTGCGCATGAAGCTGCGCGAGATCGCGCAGGTCGGCGAGGGCGCGTTTCTGAACGCCGCGATCGGCGACGCTTTTCTGGCGCTGGCCGCGCGCCGGCTCGCGGCGATCCTGCCGGATCTCGACGTGCTCGGGCTCGGCACCGACGTCGCGCCGCGCGCGCTGTATCTGTCGCTCGCGCGCGCGGCCGGCGAGATGGCCGCGCTCGATCCGCTGCCGGATCCGCCGGTGCTGCCGCCGTACGATCATTTCGACTGCCGGCCGGGGTTCGACGCCGCGCTCAGCTTTGTCGAAGATCACGTGAAGGCGATCCGTCCAAGTTTCGAGCGCTTGCCGTTCCTGCGCGACGACGGCGGCGAATTTTCGCTGCGCCTGCCGCTCGACGCGGGCGATATCCTGCTGGTCGAAGTGGTGCCGTCGGCCGCGCAGAGCCGCGCCGACCTCGAACGCTGGCTCGAGAGCTGCACGATCAGCCAGCCGCAACTGCTCGATCCGCTCGACAGCCGGCGCATGCCGGGGGCGTCGGTGAAGTCGTCGGACACGCGCCGCAAGGGCCTGAATCCGGCGGGGCTGTACTACGAGATCCGCAACGCCGCGTTCGATTTCGACAACGTGATGCGCAACATGTTTACGCCGGGCGAGACGCTGACGATCCGCGGCGGTGGCCGCTATGCGGCCACGCATGCGCCGGGCGGGATCGTGCTGTATCGCGAGCCGGGCGGCGCGCAGGCGAGCCACGACGCGCGGGGCGGTCGCGAAGGGCGCCATGGCGGGCACGGTACGCACGGCACGCACAACGACCCGGCGCGGCAGATGGCGCAACCGGCGCAGCAAGGGCAGCAAGGCCAGCCGCAGCCGCCAAGGGCAACCGGCAACGGCGAGGATGCGGGGCATGCACACAACTGA
- a CDS encoding PAAR-like domain-containing protein produces the protein MFANTNLGVLNFAFPDVCKLLPIPIPFPFPNFALSFTHIPSVFNVIFGGGLAENLMTQGTLSLGDISAGGVVSQIEMGPDRPLLGSFKVMVGVMFATRLTTMTMQNGMPPNAVGMSITPAQFRVILLS, from the coding sequence ATGTTCGCCAATACCAATCTCGGCGTGCTGAATTTTGCGTTCCCGGACGTGTGCAAACTGCTGCCCATTCCGATCCCGTTTCCGTTTCCGAATTTCGCGCTGTCGTTCACGCATATTCCGTCGGTGTTCAACGTGATCTTCGGCGGGGGTCTCGCGGAAAATCTGATGACGCAAGGCACCCTGAGCCTCGGCGACATCTCGGCGGGCGGCGTGGTGTCGCAGATCGAAATGGGCCCGGACCGGCCGCTGCTCGGCAGCTTCAAGGTGATGGTCGGGGTGATGTTCGCGACCCGCCTCACCACCATGACGATGCAGAACGGCATGCCGCCGAACGCGGTCGGCATGTCGATCACGCCGGCGCAGTTTCGCGTGATCCTGCTGTCATGA
- a CDS encoding DUF3540 domain-containing protein, with translation MNDELLKHRPAAPLAPHLQEAAVAVELDSGRVLLDDGRIASTALTCLIEPRVGDAVLVVERADTSRYIVHILARNAEAGSAESEATLSVPGARKLTIAQASIDIVATERAALRSMKDADIVAATGKLSVTANDLFRSVAQSVVDAFKDYVGHGEHYLLDVDQLLRQHGKQVMVTAEKDVKVDADRISMG, from the coding sequence ATGAACGACGAGTTGCTGAAACACCGGCCGGCGGCGCCGCTCGCACCGCATCTGCAGGAGGCGGCGGTCGCGGTCGAACTCGACAGCGGACGCGTGCTGCTCGACGACGGACGGATCGCGTCGACCGCGCTCACCTGCCTGATCGAACCGCGGGTCGGCGATGCCGTGCTGGTGGTCGAGCGCGCGGATACGAGCCGCTACATCGTGCACATTCTCGCGCGCAACGCGGAAGCGGGCTCGGCGGAAAGCGAAGCGACGCTGAGCGTGCCGGGCGCGCGGAAGTTGACCATCGCGCAGGCGTCGATCGATATCGTCGCGACCGAGCGGGCCGCGTTGCGCTCGATGAAAGACGCCGACATCGTGGCCGCCACCGGCAAGCTGAGCGTCACCGCGAACGACCTGTTCCGCAGCGTCGCGCAGAGCGTGGTGGACGCGTTCAAGGACTACGTGGGCCACGGCGAACACTATCTGCTCGACGTCGATCAACTGCTGCGCCAGCACGGCAAGCAGGTGATGGTCACCGCGGAAAAAGACGTCAAGGTCGACGCCGACCGCATTTCGATGGGTTGA
- a CDS encoding pentapeptide repeat-containing protein produces MSAQPLPIGAPMSAAALAVAFAAIAKQRSLGRPVTDLDLTRADLRGVDWSGLVFKNVCLARADLSGANLSAARFLDCDLSGARLGTATLMRTALIGCDCAALEMAGASAQYLTLMQCDASASDWRGATLQQSTLSATTLTGARFDGTMLLRSVLFDCKVGGANFSGARLDQAALAKTDLRAVTLSGLSAETSVLMDCDFSGLALPAISLVRCTLQGCNFTDADLREATLTEANCRQAIFARTRVDGLRAERALLLDAQLSDVDLSHTTLTGAMLAKAQLTRVRLNGAQLEQTVWHNSRLIDVSFDDARLSYAQFDHARGARVSFERAWLEHASLHDACFEQASFAGAHTYRMKSTDTALLDAERPTLQLETLR; encoded by the coding sequence ATGAGCGCACAGCCGTTGCCAATTGGCGCGCCGATGTCGGCCGCCGCGCTTGCAGTCGCCTTCGCCGCGATCGCGAAGCAGCGCTCGCTCGGCCGTCCGGTGACCGACCTCGATCTCACGCGCGCCGATCTGCGCGGCGTGGACTGGTCCGGCCTGGTGTTCAAGAACGTCTGCCTTGCCCGGGCCGACCTGAGCGGCGCAAACCTGAGCGCCGCCAGGTTCCTGGACTGCGATCTGTCCGGCGCGCGGCTCGGTACGGCGACGCTGATGCGCACCGCGCTGATCGGCTGCGATTGCGCGGCGCTGGAGATGGCTGGCGCCAGCGCGCAGTACCTGACGCTGATGCAATGCGACGCGTCCGCGTCCGACTGGCGCGGCGCGACCCTGCAACAGTCGACGCTATCCGCCACCACGCTGACCGGCGCGCGCTTCGACGGCACGATGCTGCTGCGCAGCGTGCTGTTCGACTGCAAGGTCGGGGGCGCGAATTTCAGCGGCGCGCGGCTCGATCAGGCGGCGCTCGCGAAAACCGATCTGCGCGCCGTGACCCTGAGCGGTCTGAGTGCGGAAACCTCCGTGCTGATGGACTGCGACTTCTCGGGCCTCGCGTTGCCCGCGATCAGTCTGGTGCGCTGCACGCTGCAAGGCTGCAATTTCACCGACGCCGATTTGCGCGAGGCCACGCTGACCGAGGCGAATTGCCGTCAGGCGATTTTCGCGCGCACGCGGGTGGACGGTTTGCGTGCGGAACGTGCGCTGCTGCTCGACGCGCAACTGAGCGACGTCGATCTGTCGCATACCACGCTCACTGGCGCGATGCTCGCGAAGGCGCAGCTCACGCGAGTGCGTCTGAACGGCGCGCAACTCGAACAGACGGTGTGGCACAACAGCCGCCTGATCGACGTGAGTTTCGACGACGCGCGGCTCTCGTACGCGCAATTCGATCATGCGCGCGGCGCGCGCGTCTCGTTCGAGCGCGCGTGGCTCGAACACGCGAGCCTGCACGACGCGTGCTTCGAGCAGGCGTCGTTCGCGGGCGCGCATACGTACCGGATGAAGTCGACCGATACGGCGCTGCTCGATGCCGAGCGCCCTACGTTGCAACTGGAGACCCTTAGATGA